A region from the Oryzias latipes chromosome 20, ASM223467v1 genome encodes:
- the LOC101163936 gene encoding uncharacterized protein LOC101163936 isoform X1, which yields MPAPKRDASPPDSQPKIKKLDEDNEDLPCKATTATDSSKTGNMREKTVEPRTKKKRSSSMEGENKPTKICKQNSPPKDFSKTSDPPVRKAKLLIATSASSCGETPSLNANSKAPLKRTASTESEDELSSDGSKVDFFRARDSDDKSRCIKKYSNKVKAKRLADESSSGPQESSQSLLDGNIYPVQIDHNYGKFSETSSLQCQDQTDETKSAEAFTDPERQDISGDVSQKVSLDASVLQEGSSNENTTCESAAEVSVSVELENNGKQNLIISNETPASSGELVDSNRSATSEEEEYEKKVDAESIKFPEDKYKPLVPSQEILRRVGTESTSSCVSTEQKNEKEKSDCYLGSQTPLHTQFVSGGDETQSKVTESEHELSEATKIVSTFEGDKDYKLCEAPSMKTNFAPEQGFIDNGKPDCQTVENLPAEIQTDLKIQKSLKGELSSASRQDQVPATGVTLCEKEDIFSAKSEKELEESNKDGLDSFQTATNTEPLVKVQWTYDTVTAGSSAIPNCEDVCGQTSIAPEDLDLHAKDVQHEENHQLSGDIRQTSIENSAGTGMEKDRCVESASVLDSQIKCYSSNLNVLVQTESEDTCESATNLLENCNEDDILENCPVIQNKDATNSDYGDGLEGKNKMEMETLASSEVLTTGPLVGLQKQEDQEVSQHGVSAKILIQFQHKMETESAVASKTCNPEVEVQILDKQASDLPPDTQKNLNTVICDSTEDAEGVASGESKIFLDVKTDAAPETSFNVTQTVDPDIQVNEEVTKPPSDISEKPLKQQEKENSESSEDAEGVASGESQILLDVKTDAAPETSFNLIQTVDPDVQVNEEVTKPPSDISEKPLKQQEKENSESSEDAEGVASGESQILLDVKTDAAPETSFNLIQSVDPDVQVNEEVSKPPSDISEKPLKQQEKENHESSEDAEVVTDTVGQLVSHTQTEAMFEISNRNLEKDHQAFEETADMTDAVLKDLENANDGINNNANCFPAAEDEMDVDPQTTASSHTCTGGPSVDTHSQTNQEVSEPTAENLNDTYKDGEDNAREVCANAACQIEADVQTATSSVEVCSSVPAMDAQHQMGSGLTDMPREFFEDHKVEDHKTVEHDVDIIEHKTVSWFETEEVSNPSSVEENETQTPAAFQRSVLEIQCEQIQEVCDHMTYKMAETVYEDSDNNFQNDGDPSHTGSLVLQEDTVKMQIQIPSTSESSEVLPTVEMHYDNSQKEADMESTLTPEQVSGVPAGETQSIPNVDEPKTDSESVIVHESSSITTNEYVPNENKPIEESVCVIEMSNEPEIPDISKQTDTAETSEQVSNVSAMEMQDQMCQDVKDLNVDPQLVTSAEPQPRMKDQPQPHLPLQTETQVEECLRNSQPEMDPSGKIWKFFKGANSTESNKNINESLKEYNTIAEFEKNISMHPQPEEISKQAETQTAEISEQVSDVSTVEMQDQMCQDVNDPNLDLQFVTSAEPQLKMEDQSKTLFTPQTEPQVEEQLKVTQPDMNVSGKIWKFLKGPHSAESNKNINESLEEYKTVDKFEQNINMQTQPVVSPEKISNIFEKVVQDKTRQENSEVAQVVAVSENSNKMEEVENPKVTEPTQDASQTEEFPRSPSIDYQENKTDEEYVCSSANEMEIQTETAEIYKPTLKAETEIQEISEFTSYSEELKNSSFTVDVDATVASETHEELEMKTSVTAEENFDKTFDEVMQNQESQEVIDQLSEGKSECDSEINANFEDTLASERPCLPGGLVEHQSLLVEDISNEAVETSFENQKTQPVVGATVASETHEELEMKTSVTAEENFDEVMQNQESQEVINQLSEGKSECDSEMNANSEDTLASEGPCLPGGLVEHQSLLVEDMSNGAVEISVENQKTQPVVGATVASQTHEELEMKTSVTAEKFDEVMQNQGSQEVIVHPSEGKSECYSEMNANSEDTLAPEGPCLPGGLVEHQSLLVEDISNEAVETSVENQKTQPVVGATVASQTHEELEMKTSVTAEENFDEKFDEVMLNQGSQDVIVHPSEGKSECYSEMNANSEDTLAPEGPGLPGGLVEHQSLLVENISNEAVATSVENQKTQPVVELEEEGIVRQTEAVVEDVKEKVCVTSLLMESADSEMEKETGNQKIETNTNAKGAGTQSNEMIIFISEQQDDTVVQVLEEPIKSLNQSEFEHHENQVVYEPISSPESIGEEICTTAELHGGISLLDLQNAENNHLEGDFSKCSGNPDITNTEDHITEDKKTVEEEICISNTHELNAMEAVNDPQCVPQSQLEHSTTTADMKQLSAISSSDNICMTDAKNAQEKQESQSQANGSLNSAAELSEQLEVDPGAQEAAEISVTLNPAQTEVTGTDPAEEFVILEPVPESEIQFDIVTQAAAESGLSASLSKEDCQDGVLVDETANQSILNDSEQRLFFEVPPSGECVDGIAVGEVADQETKTVILEGCDQQPSLGKADRMITESQAQLTNEDSSAVVTEPAEGRTDLQEVQILEDIEIGREITVAEDNEEDNDISIIVKPQEPEVLPKKLKEKICEKIGAVEKTDGGKKGPEVEKPKKQEMNTQARTKARLAALAEQRAAESKRSANRQQLNLLALCEEIAEDIATDSMLLKRIEEEKLAAAAAAAAAAKTEATKKIPPSANPQDTDLGNVVTPAGPEGASASELPSQEAAETQSVEVPVSQNAEAPAAVRAEAPVSQRSEASVAQSSIQTKPPAEPSKRRFFISQVSVPLKAHEKKKLTRYQRLRQVELQREKMSWARVKKLKSDQANQMFSGMDWQAQFSAASLFPAITVAASPPPAASPSKTSSTSPATASKPAPTVAEVSKAHTPKEEPAKATPVKTEPSTTETAKVKPVKTEVTKTDPIQSDATKGVPVKAETAKSDCPVTETRMTTRQSKAQATKGAAAPGPAPKVTRSAAKRSLPALPPPMPNGLNSQKPKLEIEYKPYRPRPKYSPDDFELDDDDQLLAPLTKQNLPVRPPHPSHQSNPASSSKPQLKPIVSSQPVSRANLKAQAPGQPKSTVEAQARMPSKATSSVLPKSAPSASTPSPAAPQSKLVLAPGQPKAVASATPHSQKAGSSVTQVKPSPPAVAVSATCRTKLAVASVPQKSSSPPSQEDDKTKQTASASSSASSLVPAKDSEVSNNTQDEEKPGENKAEKIKMLGNESQKPVQENSVTKPQDDATPLSDARLQREVKKIKEADKDNTQTVIDAGQKHFGPVACSVCGMLYSAANAEDESQHLLFHNQFVSAIKYVGWKKERILAEYPDGKIILVLPDDPKYALKKVEEIREMVDNDLGFQQVEMKCPSQTKTFLFISVDKKVAGCLIAEHIQEGFRVIEEGPPEGSEGEKVMFERQRAWCCSTTPEPAICGISRIWVVSMMRRQGIASRMLECLRNNFIFGSYLSKDEIAFSDPTPDGKLFATNYFGTSQFLVYNFVSGTRFSQPKTHKV from the exons ATGCCTGCCCCAAAGAGAGACGCATCTCCCCCCGATTCTCAGCCCAAGATAAAGAAGTTGGATGAGGATAACGAAGATCTGCCGTGCAAGGCCACAACAGCTACAGATTCCTCCAAAACGGGAAATATGCGAGAAAAGACAGTGGAACCCCGGACTAAGAAAAAACGCTCGTCTTCGATGGAAGGGGAAAATAAACCAACAAAGATATGTAAGCAAAATTCCCCTCCAAAAGATTTCAGCAAAACATCAGACCCACCTGTCAGAAAAGCCAAGCTCTTGATAGCCACAAGTGCCTCCTCGTGTGGTGAAACTCCCTCACTGAACGCAAATTCCAAAGCTCCGTTAAAGCGAACTGCCTCCACGGAGTCTGAAGACGAATTAAGTAGTGATGGCAGCAAAGTTGACTTCTTCAGAGCAAGGGATAGTGATGACAAGTCGCGATGCATCAAAAAATATTCCAACAAGGTCAAAGCTAAGCGTCTGGCTGACGAGTCGTCGTCTGGTCCACAGGAGTCGAGCCAGAGTTTACTCGATGGAAATATTTACCCTGTACAGATAGATCACAATTATGGTAAATTTTCTGAAACCTCCTCTCTTCAATGCCAAGATCAGACGGATGAAACAAAATCTGCTGAAGCTTTCACTGACCCAGAGAGGCAAGACATTTCAGGGGATGTATCACAAAAGGTGTCACTAGATGCCTCAGTTTTACAAGAAGGGAGCAGTAATGAGAACACAACATGTGAATCAGCAGCTGAAGTAAGTGTATCTGTGGAATTAGAGAACAATGGGAAACAAAATCTCATAATTAGTAATGAAACACCAGCATCCTCTGGAGAACTAGTGGATTCCAATAGATCGGCCACATCTGAGGAGGAGGAATATGAAAAGAAAGTTGATGCAGAATCCATCAAATTCCCTGAAGATAAATATAAGCCACTAGTACCATCTCAAGAAATCCTAAGACGTGTGGGTACAGAGAGCACTTCAAGTTGTGTTAGCacagaacagaaaaatgaaaaagagaagTCTGATTGCTATTTGGGAAGTCAGACTCCTTTGCACACACAGTTTGTTTCTGGAGGAGATGAAACACAATCTAAAGTTACGGAGAGTGAACATGAGTTGTCAGAAGCTACCAAAATAGTTAGCACTTTTGAAGGCGACAAGGACTATAAACTATGTGAAGCACCAtcaatgaaaacaaactttGCCCCAGAACAGGGCTTTATTGATAATGGAAAACCGGATTGTCAGACTGTGGAAAATCTACCAGCAGAGATTCAGACAGATCTAAAGATTCAGAAATCTTTAAAAGGGGAATTAAGTTCTGCAAGCAGACAAGACCAGGTGCCAGCTACAGGTGTCACTTTGTgtgaaaaagaagacattttttctgcaaaatctGAGAAAGAATTAGAAGAAAGCAACAAAGATGGATTAGATTCTTTTCAAACTGCAACTAATACTGAACCTTTGGTTAAAGTACAATGGACTTATGACACTGTGACTGCTGGGAGCTCTGCTATACCAAACTGTGAGGATGTTTGTGGGCAAACTTCTATTGCTCCAGAAGATCTGGATCTCCATGCAAAAGATGTACAGCATGAAGAAAATCATCAACTATCTGGTGACATAAGACAGACATCTATTGAAAATTCTGCAGGCACAGGCATGGAAAAAGACAGATGTGTTGAGAGTGCTTCTGTACTTGATAGCCAGATCAAATGTTATTCATCTAATCTAAATGTTTTAGTACAAACTGAAAGCGAGGATACATGTGAATCTGCTACAAACCTACTGGAAAATTGTAATGAGGATGACATATTGGAAAATTGTCCAGTGATTCAAAACAAAGATGCAACAAACTCGGATTATGGTGATGGACTTGAgggtaaaaacaaaatggaaatggAGACTTTAGCAAGCTCTGAAGTCTTAACTACAGGACCTTTAGTTGGACTTCAAAAGCAGGAAGACCAGGAGGTCAGTCAACACGGGGTTTCTGCTAAAATTCTAATTCAGTTCCAACATAAAATGGAAACTGAGTCGGCTGTAGCAAGCAAGACTTGTAATCCAGAAGTAGAGGTACAAATTCTGGATAAGCAAGCTAGTGATCTGCCTCCAGATACTCAAAAAAATCTGAACACTGTAATTTGTGACAGCACCGAAGATGCTGAAGGTGTTGCTTCTGGTGAAAGTAAAATATTCTTGGATGTGAAGACTGATGCTGCACCAGAAACGAGTTTTAATGTGACACAGACAGTGGACCCAGACATACAGGTGAACGAGGAAGTGACCAAACCTCCCTCAGACATTTCTGAGAAACCTCTGAAACagcaggaaaaggaaaacagtgAAAGCAGCGAAGATGCTGAAGGTGTTGCTTCTGGTGAAAGTCAAATATTATTGGATGTGAAGACTGATGCCGCACCAGAAACGAGTTTTAATTTGATACAGACAGTGGACCCAGACGTACAGGTGAACGAGGAAGTGACCAAACCTCCCTCAGACATTTCTGAGAAACCTCTGAAACagcaggaaaaggaaaacagtgAAAGCAGCGAAGATGCTGAAGGTGTTGCTTCTGGTGAAAGTCAAATATTATTGGATGTGAAGACGGATGCCGCACCAGAAACGAGTTTTAATTTGATACAGTCAGTGGACCCAGACGTACAGGTGAACGAGGAAGTGAGCAAACCTCCCTCAGACATTTCTGAGAAACCTCTGAAACAGCAGGAAAAGGAAAACCATGAAAGCAGTGAAGATGCTGAAGTTGTTACTGATACTGTGGGTCAGTTAGTCTCACATACCCAGACTGAAGCAATGTTTGAGATTTCCAACAGGAATCTGGAAAAAGACCATCAAGCCTTTGAGGAAACCGCTGACATGACTGATGCAGTTCTTAAAGATCTGGAAAATGCAAATGATGGGATAAATAACAATGCTAATTGTTTTCCTGCTGCTGAGGATGAAATGGATGTGGATCCACAGACTACAGCTTCATCTCATACCTGTACTGGGGGGCCAAGTGTGGATACCCACTCTCAGACAAACCAGGAGGTCAGTGAACCCACAGCAGAAAATCTAAATGATACTTATAAAGATGGGGAGGACAATGCAAGAGAAGTTTGTGCAAATGCTGCCTGTCAAATAGAAGCTGATGTACAGACCGCAACCTCGTCAGTGGAGGTCTGCAGCTCAGTACCAGCGATGGACGCACAACACCAAATGGGGAGTGGACTCACAGACATGCCAAGGGAATTTTTTGAGGATCATAAGGTTGAAGATCACAAAACTGTTGAACATGATGTGGATATTATAGAGCACAAGACTGTAAGTTGGTTTGAAACAGAGGAGGTTTCAAATCCATCTTCTGTGGAAGAAAATGAAACCCAGACACCAGCGGCCTTCCAAAGATCTGTGCTAGAAATACAATGTGAGCAAATTCAGGAAGTGTGTGACCACATGACTTATAAAATGGCCGAAACAGTGTATGAAGATTCAGATAATAACTTTCAAAACGATGGAGACCCATCACACACGGGATCTCTAGTTTTGCAAGAGGATACagttaaaatgcaaatacagATCCCCTCTACATCAGAGAGTTCGGAAGTTTTACCTACAGTGGAAATGCATTATGATAACAGTCAAAAAGAAGCAGATATGGAGTCCACATTAACACCAGAGCAAGTTTCCGGCGTCCCTGCTGGAGAAACACAAAGCATCCCCAACGTTGATGAACCAAAAACAGATTCTGAGTCAGTAATAGTCCATGAAAGTTCAAGTATTACTACAAATGAGTATGtcccaaatgaaaacaaaccaatTGAAGAATCTGTTTGCGTTATTGAGATGTCAAATGAACCAGAAATACCAGACATTTCAAAGCAAACAGATACTGCAGAGACCTCAGAACAAGTTTCAAATGTGTCTGCTATGGAAATGCAAGACCAAATGTGTCAAGATGTTAAAGATCTAAACGTAGATCCCCAGCTTGTGACTTCAGCAGAACCTCAACCCAGAATGAAAGATCAACCCCAACCACATTTACCACTTCAAACTGAAACACAAGTCGAGGAGTGCTTGAGAAACAGTCAACCTGAAATGGATCCATCTGGAAAAATCTGGAAATTTTTTAAGGGGGCCAACTCAACTGAATCTAACAAAAATATCAATGAATCACTTAAAGAATACAACACTATTGCAGAGTTTGAAAAGAACATAAGTATGCACCCACAACCTGAAGAGATTTCAAAGCAAGCAGAAACACAGACTGCAGAGATCTCAGAGCAAGTTTCAGATGTGTCCACTGTGGAAATGCAAGACCAAATGTGTCAAGATGTTAATGATCCAAACTTAGATCTGCAGTTTGTGACTTCAGCAGAGCCTCAACTCAAAATGGAAGATCAGTCCAAAACACTTTTTACGCCTCAAACTGAACCGCAAGTCGAGGAGCAACTGAAAGTCACTCAGCCTGACATGAATGTATCTGGAAAAATCTGGAAATTTTTAAAAGGGCCCCACTCGGCTGAATCTAACAAAAATATCAATGAGTCACTTGAAGAATACAAAACTGTTGACAAGTTTGAACAAAACATTAATATGCAAACACAACCTGTAGTATCACCAGAGAAAATTTCAAATATATTTGAGAAAGTGGTGCAagacaaaacaagacaagagAATAGCGAAGTTGCCCAGGTCGTCGCAGTGTcagaaaattcaaacaaaatggAAGAAGTTGAAAACCCGAAAGTGACAGAGCCGACGCAAGATGCGTCTCAAACAGAAGAATTTCCAAGGAGTCCCTCAATTGATTATCAGGAAAATAAAACGGATGAAGAATATGTTTGCTCTTCTGCAAACGAAATGGAAATCCAAACAGAAACAGCAGAGATTTACAAACCAACATTAAAAGCAGAGACAGAAATTCAGGAGATTAGTGAGTTCACCTCATACTCTGAGGAACTAAAAAATTCTTCTTTTACTGTTGATGTTGACGCTACTGTTGCTTCTGAAACTCATGAAGAATTAGAAATGAAAACATCAGTGACAGCCGAGGAGAATTTTGACAAGACATTTGATGAGGTGATGCAGAACCAGGAAAGCCAGGAGGTCATTGATCAACTAAGTGAGGGTAAATCTGAATGTGATTCTGAGATAAATGCTAATTTTGAAGATACACTGGCATCCGAAAGGCCTTGCCTTCCTGGAGGTTTGGTAGAACACCAAAGCCTTTTGGTAGAGGACATCAGCAACGAAGCTGTGGAGACATCATTCGAAAATCAGAAAACGCAGCCTGTTGTTGGCGCTACTGTTGCTTCTGAAACTCATGAAGAATTGGAAATGAAAACATCAGTGACAGCCGAGGAGAATTTTGATGAGGTGATGCAGAACCAGGAAAGCCAGGAGGTCATTAATCAGCTAAGTGAGGGTAAATCTGAATGTGATTCTGagatgaatgctaattctgaagaTACTCTGGCATCAGAGGGGCCTTGCCTTCCGGGAGGTTTGGTAGAACACCAAAGCCTTTTGGTAGAGGACATGAGCAACGGAGCTGTGGAGATATCAGTTGAAAATCAGAAAACGCAGCCTGTTGTTGGTGCTACTGTTGCTTCTCAGACTCATGAAGAATTGGAAATGAAAACATCAGTGACAGCCGAGAAATTTGATGAGGTGATGCAGAACCAGGGAAGCCAGGAGGTCATTGTTCATCCAAGCGAGGGTAAATCCGAATGTTACTCTGagatgaatgctaattctgaagaTACTCTGGCACCAGAGGGGCCTTGCCTTCCGGGAGGTTTGGTAGAACACCAAAGCCTTTTGGTAGAGGACATCAGCAACGAAGCTGTGGAGACATCAGTTGAAAATCAGAAAACGCAGCCTGTTGTTGGTGCTACTGTTGCTTCTCAGACTCATGAAGAATTGGAAATGAAAACATCAGTGACAGCCGAGGAGAATTTTGATGAGAAATTTGATGAGGTGATGCTGAACCAGGGAAGCCAGGATGTCATTGTTCATCCAAGCGAGGGTAAATCCGAATGTTACTCTGagatgaatgctaattctgaagaTACTCTGGCACCAGAGGGGCCTGGCCTTCCAGGAGGTTTGGTAGAACACCAAAGCCTTTTGGTAGAGAACATCAGCAATGAAGCTGTGGCGACATCAGTTGAAAATCAGAAAACGCAGCCTGTTGTTGAGCTGGAAGAAGAAGGAATTGTGAGACAGACAGAAGCTGTCGTTGAGGATGTTAAAGAGAAAGTCTGTGTTACTAGTTTGCTAATGGAAAGTGCGGATTCTGAAATGGAGAAGGAAACGGGAAACCAAAAGATTGAGACCAACACTAATGCTAAAGGAGCTGGAACTCAGAGCAAtgaaatgattatttttatttctgagcAACAAGATGACACTGTTGTTCAAGTACTGGAGGAGCCTATTAAGAGTTTGAATCAATCTGAATTTGAGCATCATGAAAACCAGGTCGTGTACGAACCCATTAGTAGTCCAGAGAGTATCGGAGAGGAGATTTGTACAACAGCAGAGTTGCATGGAGGAATTTCTTTACTGGACCTACAGAACGCAGAGAACAACCACCTTGAAGGAGATTTCTCAAAATGTTCTGGTAATCCAGACATCACAAATACTGAAGATCATATCACAGAGGACAAGAAAACTGTTGAAGAAGAGATTTGTATCTCTAATACTCATGAACTCAATGCAATGGAAGCAGTCAACGATCCACAATGTGTTCCACAATCACAATTAGAACATAGTACTACCACTGCAGACATGAAACAACTATCAGCCATCAGCTCCAGCGACAACATCTGCATGACAGATGCTAAAAATGcacaagaaaaacaggaaagtcaAAGTCAAGCAAATGGCTCTCTGAATTCTGCTGCAGAGTTATCTGAGCAGCTGGAGGTGGATCCTGGAGCGCAGGAGGCCGCAGAAATATCAGTGACGTTAAATCCAGCTCAAACTGAAGTTACCGGAACAGATCCCGCCGAAGAGTTTGTGATCTTAGAGCCCGTCCCGGAAAGTGAAATTCAGTTTGACATCGTCACTCAGGCTGCAGCTGAATCTGGTCTGTCGGCTTCACTGTCAAAGGAGGACTGCCAGGATGGCGTTTTGGTTGATGAAACAGCAAATCAGAGTATTTTGAATGATTCAGAGCAAAGACTGTTCTTTGAAGTTCCACCATCTGGAGAGTGTGTAGATGGAATCGCCGTAGGTGAAGTTGCTGATCAGGAGACAAAAACAGTCATTCTTGAAGGTTGTGACCAGCAACCATCACTTGGTAAGGCAGACAGGATGATAACAGAGTCTCAAGCTCAGCTCACAAATGAAGACAGCAGTGCTGTTGTGACGGAGCCAGCAGAAGGTCGTACTGATCTACAGGAAGTCCAGATTCTGGAGGATATAGAGATTGGTCGTGAGATTACAGTGGCAGAAGACAACGAAGAAGACAATGACATTTCAATTATTGTGAAGCCACAGGAACCTGAGGTTCTTCCAAagaagttgaaagaaaaaatatgcgAAAAAATCGGTGCTGTCGAAAAGACTGATGGAGGAAAAAAGGGACCGGAGGTGGAGAAACCCAAGAAACAAGAAATGAATACGCAAGCAAGAACCAAAGCCCGTCTCGCAGCTCTGGCtgaacagagagctgcagaGTCTAAGAGATCTGCAAACAGACAGCAGCTGAATCTTTTAGCGCTTTGTGAGGAAATCGCAGAGGACATTGCCACAGACAGCATGTTACTGAAGAGGATAGAGGAGGAAAAACTGGCTGCTGCagcggctgcagctgctgctgccaaGACCGAAGCAACCAAGAAAATCCCTCCATCTGCCAACCCACAAGATACAGATTTGGGTAATGTTGTTACCCCTGCTGGACCAGAAGGGGCCTCTGCATCTGAGCTGCCAAGCCAAGAAGCAGCTGAAACGCAAAGTGTTGAAGTTCCTGTCTCTCAAAACGCAGAAGCACCTGCAGCAGTAAGAGCTGAAGCACCTGTCTCACAAAGATCAGAAGCATCTGTTGCTCAATCCTCAATCCAAACCAAGCCTCCAGCGGAGCCTTCGAAGAGACGCTTTTTCATCTCGCAGGTTTCAGTGCCGCTGAAAGCTCACGAGAAAAAGAAGCTCACTCGATATCAAAGACTGAGGCAGGTGGAACTCCAGAGGGAGAAAATGTCCTGGGCGCGTGTGAAAAAACTCAAATCCGACCAAGCAAACCAGATGTTTTCAGGCATGGATTGGCAAGCGCAGTTTTCTGCCGCCTCTTTGTTTCCAGCAATTACCGTTGCAGCAAgtcctccacctgcagcttcaccatcaaaaacatcttcaacCAGTCCTGCTACGGCGAGCAAACCTGCTCCAACAGTGGCAGAAGTTTCCAAGGCTCACACTCCAAAAGAAGAACCAGCGAAAGCAACACCTGTCAAAACTGAACCGTCAACAACAGAAACTGCCAAAGTCAAACCAGTTAAAACAGAAGTCACCAAAACTGACCCCATTCAATCAGACGCCACAAAAGGTGTTCCTGTAAAGGCAGAAACTGCCAAAAGCGATTGTCCTGTTACTGAAACCCGCATGACTACAAGGCAAAGCAAAGCTCAAGCCACTAAAGGCGCTGCTGCACCAGGACCTGCCCCCAAAGTTACCCGGTCAGCGGCCAAAAGGAGCCTCCCAGCACTGCCTCCTCCCATGCCCAACGGACTTAATTCTCAAAAGCCAAAACTGGAAATCGAGTACAAGCCATATCGACCCAGACCCAAGTATTCTCCAGATGATTTTGAACTGGATGATGACGACCAGCTGCTAGCTCCTTTGACAAAGCAGAATCTGCCTGTCCGGCCCCCTCATCCCAGCCACCAGTCAAACCCGGCATCATCATCTAAACCACAGTTAAAACCCATAGTCTCATCACAACCTGTCAGTCGAGCAAATCTCAAAGCTCAGGCTCCTGGACAGCCAAAGTCTACCGTTGAAGCTCAAGCTCGTATGCCATCAAAAGCTACAAGTTCCGTTTTACCAAAGTCTGCACCTTCTGCCAGCACTCCatctcctgctgctccacaaTCCAAACTCGTTCTAGCTCCGGGACAACCTAAAGCAGTTGCTTCTGCCACCCCACATTCCCAGAAAGCAGGTTCCAGTGTTACCCAGGTCAAGCCGTCTCCTCCAGCAGTAGCTGTTTCAGCCACATGCAGGACAAAGCTTGCTGTCGCTTCAGTGCCTCAGAAATCCTCCAGTCCCCCTTCGCAGGAAGATGACAAAACCAAG cagACAGCGAGTGCTtcttcctctgcctcctccCTTGTACCTGCAAAAGACTCGGAAGTGTCAAACAACACACAGGATGAAGAAAAACCTGGAG AAAATAAGGCAGAAAAAATCAAGATGCTGGGAAACGAATCGCAAAAGCCTGTCCAAGAGAA CAGCGTAACGAAGCCCCAGGATGATGCAACCCCACTCTCGGATGCTCGTCTCCAAAGAGAAGTCAAGAAAATAAAGGAGGCTGACAAAGACAACACTCAGACGGTCATT GATGCAGGACAGAAGCACTTTGGACCAGTGGCCTGCAGCGTGTGTGGGATGCTCTACTCTGCTGCCAATGCTGAGGATGAATCCCAGCATTTGCTTTTTCATAACCAGTTCGTCAGCGCTATCAAATATGTG GGATGGAAGAAAGAGAGGATTCTGGCAGAATACCCTGATGGCAAGATCATCCTGGTCCTACCCGATGATCCTAAATATGCTCTAAAGAAG GTTGAAGAAATTCGGGAGATGGTGGACAATGACCTGGGCTTCCAGCAGGTGGAGATGAAGTGTCCCTCTCAGACCAAAACGTTCCTCTTCATCTCTGTTGACAAGAAAGTGGCTGGATGTCTCATAGCGGAGCACATCCAGGAG GGTTTCAGGGTGATTGAGGAGGGCCCTCCTGAGGGCTCTGAGGGGGAGAAGGTGATGTTTGAGCGCCAGAGAGCGTGGTGCTGCTCCACTACGCCGGAGCCCGCCATATGTGGCATCAGTCGCATCTGGGTGGTCAGCATGATGAGACGGCAGGGCATCGCCTCGCGAATGCTGGAGTGTCTCAG gaataatttcatttttggcTCCTACCTGAGCAAGGATGAGATTGCCTTCTCGGACCCCACTCCCGACGGAAAACTCTTTGCCACAAATTATTTTGGCACTTCTCAGTTTTTAGTTTACAACTTTGTGAGCGGGACACGTTTCTCCCAACCCAAAACCCATAAGGTATGA